One segment of Nyctibius grandis isolate bNycGra1 chromosome 11, bNycGra1.pri, whole genome shotgun sequence DNA contains the following:
- the RACGAP1 gene encoding rac GTPase-activating protein 1 isoform X2: METAMLNLRSLYDQLVRQAEVLSEGNECQFIQLAKNFEEYRRKWQKAEHELGRYKDHLMKTEAERSALDVKLKHARNQVDVEIKRRQKAETNCEKLEQQIQLIRELLMCDASGSIQLSEEQKSALAFLNRPQASVGCSGNKRLSTIDESGSILSDISFDKTDESLDWDSSVVKAVRLKRREKRRSSRQFIEGPPGPQKKTRSIGSTVDQGNESIVAKTTLMVPNDGGPIEAISTIQTVPYNLKSRRKSGPLQPWSSESSIGSKQLESKSETDGSCTPQNNGGVRLHDFVSKTVIKPESCVPCGKRVKFGKISLKCRDCRVVAHPECRDRCPLPCIPTLTGTPVRIGEGTLMDFVPPTPPMIPSIIVHCVNEIEQRGLHEMGLYRISGCDKTVRELKEKFLRAKSVPLLSKVDDIHAVCGLLKDFLRSLKEPLLTFRLNKTFMEAAEIADEDNSVAAMYQAVGELPQANRDTLAFLMIHLQRVSQSPDTKMDITNLAKVFGPTIVAHAVPDPDPMTLLQDTKRQPKVVERLLLLPMDYWSQLMMVEQENIDPAHVIQNTNAYSSPRTPDVKVSMLGPLTTPEQQLSKTPSSSSLSQRVRSTFSKTTPKFGSKSKSTTQLGHQGNFFASPMLK, encoded by the exons ATGGAGACTGCGATGCTGAACTTACGGAGCCTGTACGATCAACTCGTGCGCCAGGCTGAAGTTTTAAGTGAAGGAAACGAATGCC AGTTTATTCAGTTAGCGAAGAACTTTGAAGAGTATCGGAGAAAATGGCAGAAAGCTGAGCATGAGCTTGGCAGGTACAAAGATCATCTTATGAAAACTGAAGCTGAACGTAGTGCTTTGGATGTGAAGCTGAAACATGCTCGCAATCAAGTGGATGTGGAGATCAAACGAAGGCAAAAAGCTGAAACGAACTGTGAAAAGCTG GAGCAGCAAATACAACTGATTCGAGAGCTGCTCATGTGTGATGCATCTGGGAGTATTCAGCTAAGTGAAGAACAGAAATCTGCCCTTGCTTTTCTTAACAGGCCACAGGCTTCTGTAGGGTGTTCAGGCAACAAAAG gcTGTCTACAATAGATGAATCTGGCTCAATTCTGTCAGACATCAGCTTTGACAAGACTGATGAGTCACTG GACTGGGATTCCTCTGTGGTGAAAGCTGTCAgactgaaaaggagagagaagcgG CGGTCTTCCAGGCAGTTCATTGAAGGCCCACCAGGGCCTCAGAAGAAAACCCGATCGATTGGCTCCACAGTGGACCAG GGAAATGAATCCATAGTAGCAAAGACAACTCTCATGGTCCCCAATGATGGTGGCCCAATTGAAGCTATCTCTACCATCCAGACCGTGCCTTATAATCTGAAAAGCCGGAGGAAGAGTG GTCCTTTGCAGCCTTGGAGCAGCGAGTCAAGCATAGGCAGTAAGCAGCTGGAATCCAAATCGGAGACTGATGGCTCTTGCACCCCACAGAACAACGGGGGAGTGAGGCTGCATGACTTTGTTTCAAAGACG GTTATCAAGCCAGAATCGTGTGTTCCATGTGGAAAGAGAGtaaaatttggaaaaatctCTCTGAAGTGCAGAGACTGCCGTGTGGTCGCTCATCCAGAGTGTCGGGACCGCTGTCCCCTTCCCTGTATCCCCACCTTGACAGGCACTCCTGTCAGAATTGGAGAG GGGACCTTGATGGACTTTGTCCCTCCTACTCCTCCAATGATCCCTTCCATCATAGTGCACTGTGTTAATGAGATCGAGCAGCGAGGGCTGCATGAG ATGGGCCTTTACCGAATATCTGGCTGTGACAAGACGGTGAGGGAACTGAAGGAGAAGTTTCTTAGAGCAAAGAGTGTCCCTTTGCTCAGTAAAGTGGACGATATCCATGCTGTCTGCGGCCTTCTCAAGGACTTTCTGCGCAGCCTGAAAGAACCCCTTCTCACTTTCCGGTTAAACAAGACTTTTATGGAAGCTGCAG aaattgCTGATGAGGACAACAGTGTTGCTGCTATGTACCAAGCGGTTGGTGAACTTCCTCAGGCCAATAGGGACACCCTAGCTTTCCTCATGATCCACCTGCAGAG ggTGTCTCAAAGCCCGGACACTAAAATGGACATTACCAACTTGGCCAAGGTCTTTGGCCCCACAATAGTTGCCCATGCGGTACCTGATCCTGACCCTATGACGCTCCTGCAAGACACTAAGCGGCAGCCCAAG GTAGTGGAGcgacttctgctgctgcctatGGACTACTGGAGCCAGTTGATGATGGTGGAGCAAGAAAACATTGACCCAGCACATGTAATTCAGAACACCAATGCCTACTCCTCTCCACGGACGCCAGATGTTAAAG TGAGCATGCTTGGACCCCTCACTACTCCGGAACAGCAGCTCTCCAAGACACCGTCATCTAGCTCCCTGTCCCAGAGGGTCCGCTCTACCTTCAGCAAGACCACCCCCAA ATTTGGGAGCAAAAGCAAGTCAACAACCCAGCTTGGACATCAGGGCAACTTCTTTGCCTCTCCTATGCTGAAGTGA
- the RACGAP1 gene encoding rac GTPase-activating protein 1 isoform X1 has translation MQLNLKLKMETAMLNLRSLYDQLVRQAEVLSEGNECQFIQLAKNFEEYRRKWQKAEHELGRYKDHLMKTEAERSALDVKLKHARNQVDVEIKRRQKAETNCEKLEQQIQLIRELLMCDASGSIQLSEEQKSALAFLNRPQASVGCSGNKRLSTIDESGSILSDISFDKTDESLDWDSSVVKAVRLKRREKRRSSRQFIEGPPGPQKKTRSIGSTVDQGNESIVAKTTLMVPNDGGPIEAISTIQTVPYNLKSRRKSGPLQPWSSESSIGSKQLESKSETDGSCTPQNNGGVRLHDFVSKTVIKPESCVPCGKRVKFGKISLKCRDCRVVAHPECRDRCPLPCIPTLTGTPVRIGEGTLMDFVPPTPPMIPSIIVHCVNEIEQRGLHEMGLYRISGCDKTVRELKEKFLRAKSVPLLSKVDDIHAVCGLLKDFLRSLKEPLLTFRLNKTFMEAAEIADEDNSVAAMYQAVGELPQANRDTLAFLMIHLQRVSQSPDTKMDITNLAKVFGPTIVAHAVPDPDPMTLLQDTKRQPKVVERLLLLPMDYWSQLMMVEQENIDPAHVIQNTNAYSSPRTPDVKVSMLGPLTTPEQQLSKTPSSSSLSQRVRSTFSKTTPKFGSKSKSTTQLGHQGNFFASPMLK, from the exons ATGCAGCTAAActtaaaact GAAGATGGAGACTGCGATGCTGAACTTACGGAGCCTGTACGATCAACTCGTGCGCCAGGCTGAAGTTTTAAGTGAAGGAAACGAATGCC AGTTTATTCAGTTAGCGAAGAACTTTGAAGAGTATCGGAGAAAATGGCAGAAAGCTGAGCATGAGCTTGGCAGGTACAAAGATCATCTTATGAAAACTGAAGCTGAACGTAGTGCTTTGGATGTGAAGCTGAAACATGCTCGCAATCAAGTGGATGTGGAGATCAAACGAAGGCAAAAAGCTGAAACGAACTGTGAAAAGCTG GAGCAGCAAATACAACTGATTCGAGAGCTGCTCATGTGTGATGCATCTGGGAGTATTCAGCTAAGTGAAGAACAGAAATCTGCCCTTGCTTTTCTTAACAGGCCACAGGCTTCTGTAGGGTGTTCAGGCAACAAAAG gcTGTCTACAATAGATGAATCTGGCTCAATTCTGTCAGACATCAGCTTTGACAAGACTGATGAGTCACTG GACTGGGATTCCTCTGTGGTGAAAGCTGTCAgactgaaaaggagagagaagcgG CGGTCTTCCAGGCAGTTCATTGAAGGCCCACCAGGGCCTCAGAAGAAAACCCGATCGATTGGCTCCACAGTGGACCAG GGAAATGAATCCATAGTAGCAAAGACAACTCTCATGGTCCCCAATGATGGTGGCCCAATTGAAGCTATCTCTACCATCCAGACCGTGCCTTATAATCTGAAAAGCCGGAGGAAGAGTG GTCCTTTGCAGCCTTGGAGCAGCGAGTCAAGCATAGGCAGTAAGCAGCTGGAATCCAAATCGGAGACTGATGGCTCTTGCACCCCACAGAACAACGGGGGAGTGAGGCTGCATGACTTTGTTTCAAAGACG GTTATCAAGCCAGAATCGTGTGTTCCATGTGGAAAGAGAGtaaaatttggaaaaatctCTCTGAAGTGCAGAGACTGCCGTGTGGTCGCTCATCCAGAGTGTCGGGACCGCTGTCCCCTTCCCTGTATCCCCACCTTGACAGGCACTCCTGTCAGAATTGGAGAG GGGACCTTGATGGACTTTGTCCCTCCTACTCCTCCAATGATCCCTTCCATCATAGTGCACTGTGTTAATGAGATCGAGCAGCGAGGGCTGCATGAG ATGGGCCTTTACCGAATATCTGGCTGTGACAAGACGGTGAGGGAACTGAAGGAGAAGTTTCTTAGAGCAAAGAGTGTCCCTTTGCTCAGTAAAGTGGACGATATCCATGCTGTCTGCGGCCTTCTCAAGGACTTTCTGCGCAGCCTGAAAGAACCCCTTCTCACTTTCCGGTTAAACAAGACTTTTATGGAAGCTGCAG aaattgCTGATGAGGACAACAGTGTTGCTGCTATGTACCAAGCGGTTGGTGAACTTCCTCAGGCCAATAGGGACACCCTAGCTTTCCTCATGATCCACCTGCAGAG ggTGTCTCAAAGCCCGGACACTAAAATGGACATTACCAACTTGGCCAAGGTCTTTGGCCCCACAATAGTTGCCCATGCGGTACCTGATCCTGACCCTATGACGCTCCTGCAAGACACTAAGCGGCAGCCCAAG GTAGTGGAGcgacttctgctgctgcctatGGACTACTGGAGCCAGTTGATGATGGTGGAGCAAGAAAACATTGACCCAGCACATGTAATTCAGAACACCAATGCCTACTCCTCTCCACGGACGCCAGATGTTAAAG TGAGCATGCTTGGACCCCTCACTACTCCGGAACAGCAGCTCTCCAAGACACCGTCATCTAGCTCCCTGTCCCAGAGGGTCCGCTCTACCTTCAGCAAGACCACCCCCAA ATTTGGGAGCAAAAGCAAGTCAACAACCCAGCTTGGACATCAGGGCAACTTCTTTGCCTCTCCTATGCTGAAGTGA